Proteins co-encoded in one Ruegeria sp. YS9 genomic window:
- a CDS encoding glycosyltransferase family 2 protein produces MRLVISTMKDEGPFILEWIAYYLSIGFTHFIVNSNDCSDGTDAILRRCQELGFLAHIDNPGPWEFGPQASAYANAMEHPWSKEAEWILVCDVDEFLDIRVGDGTLDDLFRALPHADGFAAIWQLFGHNGIVEFEDRFIVEQFTCAGELGAVSPHNLRAFKSLFRNNGSYRTISTHRPRGPIPNKADRFAWVDGDGDPLPPAMRRRGWAYSSTGAGFGRRLFRMNHYAVRSVESYLMKRLRGDVNTSSFHPKMEATGQAYWKLHCYNDIEETSILSKVARLREVYEKLRSDPVLGQLHHQAVAFHKERIASLRKTEVAQDFVAKFSRFRSGRYVKALDLGVMEDGDLSFNAEMYKDPEITFAQVAKWTRLGKMSKPENSRPYNFPWFVRLDSLETSFDYEEAAAQHAQITDAKQVSVPFDPKDPVYLPAVPPEVERTKDQRQSFLRSISGKKNWVLIGHVETEIIEEILDLDAVERLTVVGPWGLSWDGFTCPDATQDPELQALDRTFYALLEYFRDPILAGRLRVYRALPPLMLKLFEDESVGVVIIRGVRAEQVMTQLLRRIDRVLAPGGSIAFTSYRRHGGGSYTGMNAAINSFLGRNAARYRVTSLQPPWLGIDKLPPLDKKDA; encoded by the coding sequence ATGAGACTTGTCATATCCACGATGAAAGACGAAGGGCCGTTCATCCTGGAATGGATTGCATATTATCTTTCGATCGGCTTCACGCATTTTATCGTCAATTCGAACGATTGTTCCGATGGCACCGACGCGATTCTTCGGCGATGCCAGGAACTGGGGTTTCTGGCGCATATCGACAATCCCGGTCCGTGGGAATTTGGACCTCAGGCTTCAGCTTATGCAAACGCCATGGAACACCCCTGGAGCAAAGAGGCCGAATGGATTTTGGTCTGCGACGTGGATGAATTTCTTGATATTCGCGTCGGCGACGGGACGCTGGACGATTTGTTTCGTGCATTGCCGCATGCGGACGGATTTGCCGCGATCTGGCAGTTGTTCGGGCACAACGGAATCGTCGAGTTCGAAGACAGGTTCATTGTCGAGCAATTCACCTGTGCGGGCGAGCTTGGCGCCGTCAGCCCCCATAACTTGCGGGCGTTCAAATCGCTGTTCCGCAACAACGGATCGTATCGCACGATAAGCACGCATCGACCGCGCGGCCCGATACCCAACAAGGCGGATCGATTTGCCTGGGTCGACGGGGACGGGGATCCGTTGCCGCCGGCCATGCGAAGACGCGGGTGGGCGTATTCATCAACGGGCGCCGGGTTTGGTCGCAGGCTTTTTCGGATGAACCACTATGCGGTGAGGTCCGTGGAAAGCTATCTGATGAAACGGTTGCGCGGGGATGTGAACACCTCGAGCTTTCATCCGAAGATGGAGGCAACCGGTCAAGCTTACTGGAAGCTGCATTGCTATAACGACATCGAAGAAACCTCGATCCTGTCCAAAGTCGCGCGACTGCGGGAGGTTTACGAAAAACTGCGATCCGATCCTGTTCTGGGGCAATTGCATCATCAGGCGGTTGCATTTCACAAGGAACGTATTGCAAGCCTCAGAAAAACCGAGGTGGCGCAGGATTTCGTTGCAAAGTTCAGCCGCTTTCGCAGCGGGCGCTATGTCAAGGCGCTGGACCTCGGCGTGATGGAAGACGGCGATCTGTCCTTCAACGCCGAAATGTACAAGGACCCGGAAATCACATTTGCCCAGGTCGCGAAATGGACGCGGCTTGGCAAGATGTCCAAGCCCGAGAACTCCAGGCCATACAATTTCCCCTGGTTTGTTCGGCTCGACTCCCTCGAAACCTCGTTCGATTACGAAGAGGCCGCCGCGCAGCACGCGCAAATCACGGATGCCAAACAAGTCTCGGTGCCGTTTGATCCAAAGGATCCTGTCTACCTGCCTGCTGTCCCCCCGGAAGTTGAAAGAACAAAAGACCAGCGGCAGAGTTTTCTTCGATCGATCAGTGGCAAGAAGAACTGGGTGCTAATCGGACATGTTGAGACTGAAATCATTGAAGAAATACTTGACCTTGACGCTGTCGAGAGATTGACGGTCGTAGGACCGTGGGGGCTGTCATGGGACGGTTTCACCTGCCCGGATGCAACCCAGGATCCCGAGCTACAGGCGTTGGACCGCACGTTCTATGCACTGCTGGAATATTTCCGCGACCCCATTCTTGCCGGACGATTGCGTGTCTACCGGGCGCTGCCCCCCTTGATGCTGAAGCTGTTTGAAGACGAAAGCGTCGGTGTCGTCATCATCCGCGGGGTGCGGGCCGAGCAGGTGATGACCCAGCTGTTGCGCCGCATCGACCGGGTTCTTGCACCCGGGGGCAGTATCGCATTCACATCTTATCGCCGTCATGGTGGCGGGTCGTATACGGGTATGAATGCGGCAATAAACAGTTTTCTGGGGCGCAATGCTGCGCGGTACCGGGTAACCAGCTTGCAGCCACCGTGGCTTGGTATCGACAAGTTGCCACCACTTGACAAAAAGGATGCATAG
- a CDS encoding class I SAM-dependent methyltransferase, with product MSNESKVIGVAPGSQKKPKADKATKRKNSKEAIRRTFLSRLPKGGLAVEIGVWQGEFSPTILKLIEPSQLFLIDPWKHIGEESHTTAFVGRTEDEKMEAIFQKVVKSFEAEIEEGKVGIIRDFSVPALELFDDDSISFAYVDGDHSYEGVTADLAALFPKIKPGGIMAFDDYHRRGWWGDGVIRAVNEFLGQHPRELRIRAIAGAQIAIEKIVPQDDSKGQND from the coding sequence ATGTCAAACGAATCCAAGGTTATCGGTGTTGCGCCCGGCAGCCAGAAGAAACCGAAGGCTGACAAGGCGACCAAGCGCAAGAACAGCAAGGAAGCAATCCGTCGCACATTCCTTTCGCGTTTGCCAAAGGGGGGCTTGGCCGTTGAAATCGGTGTCTGGCAGGGTGAGTTCTCTCCGACCATTCTGAAACTGATCGAGCCCAGTCAGCTTTTTCTGATCGACCCATGGAAGCATATTGGTGAGGAATCGCACACAACCGCGTTTGTGGGCCGGACCGAAGATGAAAAGATGGAGGCCATCTTCCAGAAGGTCGTAAAGTCTTTCGAGGCCGAGATCGAAGAAGGCAAGGTTGGTATCATACGCGATTTTTCGGTACCCGCGTTGGAGCTTTTCGATGATGACAGCATCTCGTTCGCCTATGTTGATGGGGATCATTCATATGAAGGCGTGACCGCCGATCTGGCCGCTTTGTTTCCCAAGATCAAACCCGGTGGGATCATGGCATTCGACGACTACCACCGCCGCGGCTGGTGGGGCGACGGCGTGATCCGTGCGGTCAACGAGTTTCTGGGCCAGCACCCCCGAGAGCTGCGCATCCGCGCGATTGCCGGCGCGCAGATCGCCATCGAAAAGATTGTCCCGCAAGATGACAGCAAAGGTCAGAACGACTAG
- a CDS encoding glycosyltransferase family 2 protein yields the protein MEKPEKILITAMKNEGPYILEWVAHHKVLGFDRIIVYTNDCTDGTNQILRRLQDLGHVEFHRNRVGTGGIHRSALRQARRLPVVKDAKWIYVGDADEFLNIHVGNHRVDDLIEATPGVDVISIPWKIFSNSGRHVMRDTLVTRQFYDCELDFEQGGAGRRFVKSLFRQGDFYLRFGLHNPHPRPELQAGVFRSVPGGHATEPAPFGNHVSPPFGFEVAQINHYAVRSTQAYLAKRSRGRANHSSQTLGTEYWDRWNRGGAKDETILRYKDEVDAVLEEFRADDRLRRLHRRAFRWHKALINDLLKLPEYDELYQKLLEKPAVDFVAKDRGVRERLSAGSPSSSDENRTES from the coding sequence ATGGAAAAGCCTGAAAAGATCCTCATCACTGCGATGAAGAACGAGGGTCCCTATATTCTGGAATGGGTGGCCCATCACAAGGTGCTGGGGTTTGACCGGATCATTGTCTACACCAATGATTGTACAGACGGCACCAACCAGATTCTGAGACGCTTGCAGGACTTGGGCCATGTGGAGTTTCACAGGAACCGGGTTGGAACCGGTGGGATACATCGATCTGCGCTGAGGCAGGCACGGCGCTTGCCGGTGGTGAAAGACGCAAAATGGATATATGTCGGCGACGCGGATGAATTCCTGAATATTCACGTTGGAAATCACAGGGTTGATGATCTGATCGAGGCAACGCCCGGCGTTGACGTCATTTCCATCCCCTGGAAGATTTTCTCGAACAGTGGTCGGCATGTTATGCGCGATACGCTGGTGACGCGGCAGTTCTACGATTGTGAACTGGATTTCGAACAAGGCGGGGCAGGGCGCCGGTTTGTCAAATCCCTGTTCCGGCAGGGCGATTTCTATCTTCGCTTCGGGTTGCACAACCCGCACCCCCGCCCCGAACTTCAGGCTGGCGTGTTCCGGTCCGTGCCCGGAGGGCATGCCACGGAACCTGCCCCATTCGGCAACCATGTCTCGCCCCCGTTCGGTTTTGAAGTCGCACAGATCAACCACTATGCCGTCAGATCCACGCAGGCCTATCTGGCCAAGCGCAGCCGAGGTCGGGCAAATCATTCCTCGCAGACACTTGGAACCGAATATTGGGACCGCTGGAACCGTGGCGGTGCCAAAGATGAAACAATCCTGCGGTACAAGGATGAAGTGGATGCGGTGCTGGAAGAGTTTCGCGCTGATGACAGGCTTCGACGGCTGCATAGAAGAGCGTTCCGCTGGCACAAGGCGCTGATCAACGATCTGCTGAAACTGCCAGAGTATGATGAGCTGTACCAGAAACTTCTTGAAAAACCGGCTGTGGATTTTGTCGCAAAGGACCGCGGCGTAAGGGAGCGCCTGTCGGCAGGCTCTCCATCTTCTTCTGACGAAAACCGGACAGAGTCCTGA
- a CDS encoding ATP-grasp fold amidoligase family protein: MVADRSLPTIGMLWMEGSLSFLEQMCMLSFVECGHRVVLFHYGQVDNVPDGIELVSANEIHEPKQFIVNNQFKTPVPQSDIFRLHLMKKTDFLWCDTDVLALAPIPRADHVFGYFNRDTICNAVMRLPSDSPTLNAYSEYCQDPYPIRPWVEGEEREELERQKRAGELPHASDQEHSVYGPGVMTWFLRHHDELKHASPIPVFYPLPFRRAGQANDIHVREFRDTYIKEETLAVHLWGRRMRWWIANGIKRHSFLDRRLRNLGVRPGDAPLPRHGRGGLKPVEFPANLPTLRATTEEIHDATDGVVSVALLSDREDYLKAAQADLDAIATDNLYGANTPPRVGFSRGWEHYGSGSARLNALGMSLYNYADSHRSLPDLRAPKTFAEKLVVMKLFGEVPDALISDRSKYVGSASELLACPQRMWEAHIPALPETLDLGPGQYWLKGTMSPGHKLALSFPLDGTQRDDANQKLAAWHKTKTPEGFWTGEWWRATQKPLYYIEEDLSAGDRQAGTWKFWVIAGRVQLVQVDRDRGRGRIQMLHDRDYDYLADELYSPTSNTVEPRPERFEDMIRIAETLGQDLECACIELLPAGDRICLGDIMLAPVSGKHKIRSDALDLRLGAAWTGTRLFPG, translated from the coding sequence ATGGTTGCGGATCGCTCTCTTCCGACGATTGGGATGCTGTGGATGGAAGGCAGCCTGAGCTTTCTGGAGCAGATGTGCATGCTGTCCTTCGTGGAATGTGGGCACAGGGTCGTTTTGTTCCACTATGGGCAAGTCGACAACGTTCCGGATGGTATCGAACTGGTGTCGGCAAACGAAATCCACGAGCCCAAGCAGTTCATCGTAAACAACCAGTTCAAGACGCCCGTGCCCCAATCCGATATCTTCAGATTGCATCTGATGAAGAAAACGGACTTTCTGTGGTGCGACACGGATGTGTTGGCGCTTGCCCCGATACCAAGGGCAGATCATGTCTTTGGGTATTTCAACCGTGATACCATCTGCAATGCCGTCATGCGGCTGCCATCCGACAGCCCCACGTTGAATGCGTATTCCGAATACTGCCAGGATCCCTATCCGATCCGCCCCTGGGTTGAAGGTGAAGAACGGGAAGAACTGGAACGCCAGAAACGCGCGGGTGAATTGCCGCATGCGTCAGATCAGGAACACAGCGTCTACGGCCCCGGTGTCATGACGTGGTTTCTGCGCCACCACGACGAACTGAAACATGCCAGCCCCATACCGGTCTTTTATCCTTTGCCTTTCAGACGGGCAGGACAAGCCAATGACATTCACGTCCGAGAGTTCAGGGACACGTATATCAAAGAGGAAACGCTTGCCGTACATCTGTGGGGGCGTCGGATGCGATGGTGGATTGCAAACGGTATCAAGCGGCATTCGTTTCTGGACCGACGTCTGCGGAACCTGGGTGTGCGACCCGGCGACGCGCCTTTGCCACGCCACGGCCGAGGGGGCCTGAAACCGGTGGAGTTTCCGGCAAACCTGCCCACGTTGCGCGCAACGACCGAAGAAATCCACGACGCCACCGACGGCGTTGTTTCCGTTGCTCTGCTCTCTGACCGGGAAGACTATCTCAAGGCGGCGCAGGCTGATCTCGACGCGATTGCAACTGACAACCTGTACGGTGCCAACACCCCGCCACGCGTCGGTTTTTCGCGCGGTTGGGAACATTACGGCAGTGGCTCTGCACGGCTGAATGCGCTTGGCATGTCTCTGTACAATTATGCGGATAGCCATCGGTCTTTGCCTGACCTGCGCGCGCCAAAGACATTCGCCGAAAAACTGGTGGTCATGAAGCTGTTTGGCGAAGTCCCCGATGCGTTGATCTCTGACCGGTCCAAATACGTGGGCAGCGCCTCGGAACTGCTTGCCTGCCCACAGCGCATGTGGGAGGCGCATATTCCGGCATTGCCCGAAACACTCGACCTCGGGCCAGGCCAGTATTGGTTGAAAGGAACGATGAGTCCTGGTCACAAGCTGGCCCTGTCGTTTCCGCTGGATGGCACGCAGCGCGACGATGCCAACCAGAAACTGGCCGCGTGGCACAAGACGAAAACGCCCGAAGGGTTCTGGACAGGCGAATGGTGGCGTGCCACGCAGAAGCCCCTCTATTACATCGAAGAAGACTTGTCCGCCGGGGATCGACAGGCCGGCACCTGGAAATTCTGGGTGATCGCCGGACGCGTGCAGCTGGTGCAGGTTGACCGTGACCGGGGGCGTGGGCGTATCCAGATGCTCCATGATCGCGACTACGATTACCTTGCAGATGAGTTGTATTCACCAACCAGCAACACCGTCGAACCCCGACCCGAGCGCTTTGAAGACATGATCCGGATCGCTGAAACCCTGGGGCAAGACCTTGAATGCGCCTGCATAGAGCTTCTCCCGGCCGGTGACAGGATTTGCTTGGGCGACATCATGTTGGCGCCGGTGTCGGGCAAGCACAAGATACGGTCGGATGCGCTGGATCTGCGTCTGGGTGCTGCGTGGACCGGAACTCGGCTGTTTCCCGGCTGA
- a CDS encoding DUF6476 family protein, which yields MTVPSEPQEPQETPQLRLLRRMVMLLTAVMIGGVLVTFALIVIRLSDRTPTLPDQIELPDGARAQALTIGSNWYAVATDDNRILIFDKTTGKLRQEIAVE from the coding sequence ATGACTGTCCCTTCCGAACCTCAAGAACCGCAGGAAACTCCGCAACTGCGACTGCTGCGGCGGATGGTCATGCTGTTGACCGCGGTGATGATTGGCGGGGTTCTAGTGACATTCGCCCTGATTGTCATCCGCCTATCGGACCGCACCCCCACCTTGCCGGATCAGATCGAGCTGCCCGACGGCGCCCGGGCGCAGGCCCTGACCATCGGGTCGAACTGGTATGCCGTCGCAACCGATGACAATCGCATTCTGATCTTTGACAAAACAACAGGAAAACTGCGCCAGGAAATCGCAGTCGAATAG
- a CDS encoding RluA family pseudouridine synthase, giving the protein MGTRQIEFHIAADPPPRLDKALSRDVPDGENLSRTRLARLIEEGAVQIDGAETRDPKAKVVEGARVTIVVAEAEDSHIGPEDIPLEVVFEDADVIVVNKPAGMVVHPAPGSPSGTLVNALLHHCGDDLSGVGGVKRPGIVHRIDKETSGLLVVAKSDAAHHGLAAQFAAHSVERYYRAVCYGVPDANDPRLRGVKGISFEPGNIMRVTTQLARHKTDRQRQAVLFHGGRHAVTRARVVETFGTPAGLALIECWLETGRTHQIRVHMAHAGHGLVGDPVYGGKRKLSAKAFSAAAAGSVSAFPRQALHAAVLGFEHPVTGESLRFEADLPQDMQCLVERLRTPLS; this is encoded by the coding sequence ATGGGCACCCGCCAGATTGAGTTTCACATCGCGGCCGATCCGCCGCCTCGCCTTGATAAGGCGCTTTCCCGGGATGTGCCAGACGGGGAAAACCTGTCGCGCACCCGGCTGGCGCGCCTGATCGAAGAAGGGGCGGTTCAGATCGACGGTGCCGAGACTCGCGATCCCAAGGCCAAGGTGGTCGAAGGGGCGCGGGTCACGATTGTCGTTGCCGAGGCCGAAGACAGCCATATCGGCCCCGAGGACATCCCGCTCGAGGTCGTATTCGAGGATGCGGACGTAATCGTCGTCAACAAACCCGCAGGCATGGTCGTACACCCTGCGCCGGGATCACCCAGCGGTACTCTGGTGAATGCTTTGCTCCACCATTGCGGAGACGATCTGTCGGGCGTCGGCGGGGTGAAACGCCCCGGTATCGTGCATCGCATCGACAAGGAAACAAGTGGCCTTCTGGTGGTCGCGAAATCAGATGCGGCGCATCACGGTCTGGCCGCGCAGTTCGCGGCGCATAGCGTCGAACGGTATTACCGCGCGGTGTGTTACGGGGTGCCGGATGCCAACGATCCTCGTTTGCGCGGTGTCAAAGGGATCAGCTTTGAACCCGGCAACATCATGCGCGTGACAACGCAACTTGCGCGGCACAAGACCGACCGTCAGAGACAGGCGGTTCTGTTCCACGGTGGGCGCCATGCCGTGACGCGTGCGCGTGTTGTCGAAACCTTTGGAACTCCGGCGGGTCTTGCCCTGATCGAATGCTGGCTTGAAACGGGCCGAACCCATCAGATTCGGGTTCATATGGCCCACGCGGGACACGGGCTGGTGGGCGACCCGGTTTATGGCGGCAAACGCAAGCTGTCCGCCAAGGCCTTTTCCGCCGCCGCCGCGGGTTCTGTAAGCGCTTTTCCCCGTCAGGCGCTTCATGCCGCCGTTTTGGGGTTCGAGCACCCTGTCACCGGTGAATCCCTGCGGTTCGAGGCCGATTTGCCGCAAGATATGCAATGCCTTGTCGAACGTCTGCGCACACCGCTGTCATAA